The following proteins come from a genomic window of Peromyscus eremicus chromosome 23, PerEre_H2_v1, whole genome shotgun sequence:
- the LOC131897943 gene encoding ral guanine nucleotide dissociation stimulator-like, protein MGQISAFWGKEFVQFLRNYQNSIKNKNMCAPCKMEKVPQDFYESPDWVSLNHLLDYLRLNMPLTNLAIYIQKLVSQLEEQESKNTMPEADEERLHLGPTSVAGPWGDLTPREDTELMDPAVREPTVPEAGPVQLLTLDQPLPTSADTRSPLDVAADVPAARQ, encoded by the exons ATGGGACAAATCTCAGCATTCTGGGGTAAAG AATTTGTGCAATTTCTCAGGAATTATCaaaactcaattaaaaataaaaacatgtgtgCCCCATGCAAA ATGGAAAAAGTGCCCCAGGATTTTTATGAGTCTCCAGACTGGGTCAGCCTGAACCACCTGTTGGACTACCTGAGGCTCAACATGCCTTTGACAAACCTAGCCATCTACATCCAGAAACTTGTGTCACAGCTGGAAGAGCAGGAGTCCAAGAACACAATGCCTGAAGCAGATGAGGAG AGACTGCATCTGGGACCAACTTCTGTGGCAGGGCCATGGGGAGATCTCACACCCCGAGAGGACACTGAGCTCATGGACCCAGCAGTTAGGGAACCAACTGTGCCAGAAGCCGGACCAGTGCAGCTTCTGACTTTAGATCAGCCTCTGCCCACATCAGCTGATACACGGTCACCTCTAGATGTGGCTGCAGATGTTCCAGCTGCCAGGCAGTGA